A part of Ptychodera flava strain L36383 chromosome 11, AS_Pfla_20210202, whole genome shotgun sequence genomic DNA contains:
- the LOC139143416 gene encoding steroid 17-alpha-hydroxylase/17,20 lyase-like gives MLPNVDWLFGGCLTYLFIAVLVIVLLSAWSVYRPPGMPPGPRGYPVVGSLFSLTDNMHLDFIEIGKKYGDIFTIKLGSSLVVVLNDYDLIKEALVKKPTDFAGRPHTFSGDILTEGRKDIVFSDYSPTWKLHRKIAHQAIRAYASGEKLECLLREQAFPLLQKVLEESEGKPIEMKRLFLLTVNNIIGRLCYGYGHTLEDEEFKTIIRLFDEFTEIVGNGLITDVFPFMQYIPMKATRDLIRINEEALGFFKTKFRERKENYDKDNVQNLADYLIHEQMKAVEEGVGDIEKLTDTHLVQTIGDLYGAGVDSTTETMDWSVVYMVRYPDVQTKVAMEIDDVVGRDRLPLLSDRSKLPYCDAVIHELMRIRTVAPLSVPHKALVDSTIGGYSVPKDTWVIINLWAVHMDEKAWENPDHFKPERFLEEDGSLKPKADNFMPFSAGRRVCLGESLAKPELFLLFTALYQRFTFSPVPGRDLPSLEGNASALVVRANKCEVVVKRRY, from the exons ATGTTGCCTAATGTGGACTGGCTTTTTGGAGGTTGTTTAACCTATCTGTTTATTGCAGTGTTGGTTATTGTTTTACTATCAGCATGGAGTGTTTATCGACCGCCAGGCATGCCACCAGGACCGAGAGGCTATCCAGTCGTTGGCAGTTTATTCT CATTAACCGATAACATGCACCTTGACTTCATCGAGATCGGAAAGAAATACGGTGACATTTTTACCATCAAGTTGGGCAGTAGTTTGGTTGTCGTTCTCAACGACTATGACCTCATCAAGGAAGCACTGGTGAAAAAGCCGACAGACTTTGCCGGTAGACCTCACACATTCAGTG GTGATATTCTCACTGAAGGTCGCAAGGACATCGTGTTCAGTGATTACAGTCCAACATGGAAACTACACAGGAAAATTGCCCACCAGGCTATAAG AGCATACGCAAGTGGTGAAAAACTGGAATGCCTGTTGCGGGAGCAAGCATTTCCACTCCTCCAAAAGGTACTGGAGGAAAGTGAGGGCAAACCAATAGAAATGAAACGACTTTTCCTGTTGACCGTGAACAACATTATCGGTAGATTGTGTTACGGATACGG CCACACTTTGGAGGACGAAGAATTCAAGACAATCATAAGACTCTTCGACGAATTCACAGAAATCGTCGGCAACGGCCTTATCACCGACGTCTTTCCATTCATGCAATACATTCCGATGAAGGCAACACGTGACCTCATAAGAATAAACGAAGAAGCATTAGGGTTCTTTAAAACCAAGTTCAGGGAACGCAAGGAGAATTATGATAAAG ACAACGTTCAAAACTTAGCAGACTACTTGATTCATGAGCAGATGAAGGCCGTCGAAGAGGGCGTCGGTGATATCGAAAAGCTGACTGATACACATCTTGTACAAACTATTGGTGATTTGTATGGAG CGGGTGTCGACAGTACAACAGAAACCATGGATTGGTCAGTTGTCTACATGGTAAGGTATCCCGATGTGCAGACCAAAGTTGCCATGGAGATCGACGACGTTGTTGGCCGTGATCGTCTACCTTTGCTGTCTGACCGTTCCAAGCTGCCTTACTGTGACGCTGTTATACACGAGCTGATGAGAATACGCACAGTTGCACCATTGTCAGTGCCCCACAAAGCTTTGGTGGATTCAACAATAG GTGGTTACAGTGTACCTAAAGATACTTGGGTTATCATAAACCTTTGGGCTGTGCATATGGACGAAAAAGCGTGGGAAAATCCGGACCATTTTAAACCAG AGAGGTTTCTTGAAGAGGATGGTTCACTGAAACCCAAAGCAGACAACTTTATGCCTTTCTCTGCCGGACGTCGTGTGTGCCTCGGCGAGTCTTTGGCGAAACCTGAACTTTTCCTTCTTTTCACGGCCCTATATCAGCGATTTACATTCTCACCGGTTCCTGGGAGAGATTTACCAAGTTTAGAAGGCAACGCCAGTGCTTTAGTCGTACGAGCAAATAAGTGTGAAGTTGTGGTGAAAAGACGGTACTAA